A window from Nocardioides mesophilus encodes these proteins:
- a CDS encoding DUF6049 family protein → MTRPVLSRAAACLAAVLVTGLAGGLTAASPATASPHAGVAAVAAVAPGESTPLHVTMDTLTPSVIPRRGQIIVSGEVTNRSDSTWTDLQVYLFTSADPIGDSADLAAAAESDPAAEVGARLYQDGLFTEIGDLAPGESTQYVVSVGRSDLEISGAPGVYWIGVHVLGAEGGPRDLVADGRARAFIPLVDPGTPRTRLAVTVPLREQVLRGPEQRLLGIRRWERLLDTDGRLDRLLAFGASSSRPVTWLVDPAVLDAAASVAAGNPPLDTSDDGSGPESEKPSPSPAQSGSADPSGASGSPDSVAPAPSGGSDGSGDPGGSDAADSPTLPQQAAAAWLEAFRAATGRGTVMSLPYADIDVGAVTTAKQTRILREAQRLSESAAARLGYVSRPVIAPPAGYLPAKTLARLDDTAPVLLRDEALPGVDGATATRSNGVEVVLADTAAAAGGPGPNDPGDPLAMRQRILAEAALHALGPRAADPLVVSLPAQWDPGPGWQRADFFGGLDVPWLTQVGLPAVLARSSGPVDTSTPVYPLRQRRAQVPFANQLATEELVRVGSTYAQLLTRNDSVRDQLARAAMPTSSYHARTRPGRALTLARQATEHVRETLDEVVLEGPAFVMMSSDTGPVGVTVANNLDQTVTVQLVAQTGTDALTISSPDPITLGPGQRSPVRMRAHSTSVGLQSVTLQATTVEGTPLGSSVRFNVRTSNVGLVIWLVMGAGALLFFAAIGVRIARRVRTRRATHGPLLERQA, encoded by the coding sequence GTGACCCGCCCCGTCCTCTCGCGCGCTGCCGCATGCCTGGCGGCGGTGCTCGTGACCGGTCTGGCAGGGGGTCTCACCGCGGCCTCCCCCGCGACGGCGAGCCCGCACGCCGGCGTCGCCGCGGTAGCCGCGGTCGCACCCGGGGAGTCGACGCCGCTGCACGTGACCATGGACACCCTCACTCCCTCGGTGATCCCGCGCCGCGGCCAGATCATCGTCAGCGGCGAGGTCACCAACCGTTCGGACAGCACCTGGACCGACCTGCAGGTCTACCTCTTCACCTCCGCGGACCCGATCGGCGACAGCGCGGACCTGGCGGCGGCGGCGGAGTCCGACCCGGCGGCCGAGGTCGGGGCCCGGCTCTACCAGGACGGGCTGTTCACCGAGATCGGGGACCTCGCCCCCGGCGAGTCCACCCAGTACGTCGTCTCGGTGGGCCGGTCGGACCTCGAGATCAGCGGCGCCCCCGGGGTCTACTGGATCGGCGTGCACGTGCTGGGCGCGGAGGGCGGGCCGCGCGACCTCGTCGCCGACGGCCGCGCCCGCGCCTTCATCCCGCTGGTGGACCCGGGCACCCCCCGGACCCGGCTCGCGGTGACGGTGCCGCTGCGCGAGCAGGTGCTGCGAGGCCCGGAGCAGCGCCTGCTCGGGATCCGCAGATGGGAGCGCCTGCTCGACACCGACGGCCGGCTCGACCGGCTGCTCGCCTTCGGGGCGTCCAGCAGCCGGCCGGTGACCTGGCTGGTCGACCCCGCGGTCCTCGATGCGGCCGCCTCGGTGGCCGCCGGCAACCCGCCGCTGGACACCAGCGACGACGGCAGCGGGCCGGAAAGCGAGAAGCCCAGCCCGAGCCCGGCGCAGAGCGGCTCCGCGGATCCCTCGGGTGCCTCCGGGAGCCCGGACAGCGTGGCGCCCGCCCCCTCGGGCGGTTCGGACGGCTCCGGCGACCCCGGTGGCTCCGACGCAGCGGACAGCCCGACCCTTCCCCAGCAGGCGGCCGCCGCGTGGCTCGAGGCCTTCCGTGCCGCCACCGGCCGCGGAACGGTGATGTCGCTCCCTTACGCGGACATCGACGTGGGCGCGGTCACGACCGCCAAGCAGACCCGGATCCTGCGGGAGGCGCAGCGGCTCAGCGAGAGCGCCGCCGCCCGGCTGGGCTACGTCTCCCGCCCCGTCATCGCGCCCCCGGCCGGCTACCTGCCCGCCAAGACGCTCGCCCGGCTCGACGACACCGCCCCGGTCCTGCTGCGCGACGAGGCGCTGCCCGGGGTGGACGGCGCCACCGCCACCCGGAGCAACGGCGTCGAGGTGGTGCTCGCCGACACGGCCGCCGCCGCGGGAGGCCCCGGCCCCAACGACCCGGGCGACCCGCTGGCGATGCGGCAGCGGATCCTCGCCGAGGCCGCCCTGCACGCGCTCGGCCCCCGCGCCGCCGACCCGCTCGTGGTCAGCCTGCCCGCGCAGTGGGACCCCGGGCCGGGGTGGCAGCGGGCCGACTTCTTCGGAGGCCTGGACGTGCCCTGGCTGACCCAGGTCGGCCTGCCCGCCGTGCTGGCCCGCAGCTCGGGTCCCGTGGACACCAGCACCCCGGTCTACCCGCTCCGGCAGCGCCGGGCGCAGGTCCCGTTCGCCAACCAGCTCGCCACGGAGGAGCTGGTGCGCGTCGGGTCGACGTACGCCCAGCTGCTGACCCGCAACGACTCGGTGCGCGACCAGCTCGCCCGGGCCGCGATGCCCACCTCCAGCTACCACGCCCGCACCCGCCCCGGCCGGGCGCTGACGCTCGCCCGGCAGGCCACCGAGCACGTCCGGGAGACCCTCGACGAGGTCGTGCTCGAGGGACCCGCGTTCGTGATGATGTCCAGCGACACCGGCCCGGTCGGGGTCACGGTCGCCAACAACCTCGACCAGACGGTCACGGTGCAGCTCGTGGCGCAGACCGGGACCGACGCGCTCACGATCTCCAGCCCGGACCCGATCACGCTGGGGCCGGGCCAGCGGAGCCCGGTCCGGATGCGCGCGCACTCCACGAGCGTCGGCCTGCAGTCGGTGACCTTGCAGGCGACCACGGTCGAGGGCACCCCGCTGGGCTCCTCGGTCCGGTTCAACGTGCGCACCAGCAACGTGGGGCTGGTCATCTGGCTGGTGATGGGCGCCGGCGCGCTGCTGTTCTTCGCCGCCATCGGGGTGCGGATCGCCCGCCGCGTCCGCACCCGCAGGGCCACCCACGGCCCGCTCCTGGAGAGGCAGGCATGA
- the murJ gene encoding murein biosynthesis integral membrane protein MurJ, translating to MSEVPEHAADTEQVAATGSTTGTGPTDDDGASILSSSAVMAAGTVVSRVSGFVRSGLLAAALGTQLHADVFTIANTVPNMLYILLAGGIFNAVLVPQLVRALKNDADGGDAYTNRVVTLAALFLAGVTVLLVAAAPLLMHLFLGPAYYTPELSAQRESLIDFARLCLPQVFFYGMFVLVGQVLNSRRSFGPMMWAPIANNVISIAVLVAYLLLYGSASGSELTGGFTSGQELLLGLGSTVGIAVQLLILLPFLRRAGFTIRPRFDFRGTGLGHTLRLGMWTVLFVIVNQVAYTVVVRIASTGTADAATSAGGAAGAGYTVYSYAFLVMMVPHAIVTVSLATAMLPRLSAHAADEDLRGVGSNVAETLRTALALIVPVAVLFPLVANEIGNLVWGYGAARSTYQDFAVALSLFAPGLVFFTAHYLMLRGFYALERTRTVFWVQCVIAATNIALALLLGRTAAPQNTAAGLVLAYGGAYLVGSAGSYLLLRHVLGGLETPQLARFLARLLPAVALAGAAGWLVRAGLRVVWAGDGKLDALVTLVTVTLVGAVVYLAASRALRLREVTAITSLVTSRLRR from the coding sequence ATGAGCGAGGTCCCCGAGCATGCGGCCGACACCGAGCAGGTGGCGGCCACCGGGTCCACCACCGGCACGGGGCCCACCGACGACGACGGCGCGTCGATCCTCTCCTCCAGCGCGGTGATGGCCGCGGGCACCGTGGTCTCCCGGGTCAGCGGGTTCGTGCGCAGCGGGCTGCTCGCCGCGGCGCTGGGCACGCAGCTGCACGCGGACGTCTTCACGATCGCGAACACCGTCCCGAACATGCTCTACATCCTGCTGGCCGGCGGCATCTTCAACGCCGTCCTGGTGCCGCAGCTGGTCCGGGCCCTGAAGAACGACGCGGACGGCGGCGACGCCTACACCAACCGGGTGGTCACGCTGGCCGCGCTCTTCCTCGCCGGGGTGACCGTCCTGCTGGTGGCCGCGGCGCCGCTGCTGATGCACCTGTTCCTCGGGCCGGCCTACTACACCCCCGAGCTGTCCGCGCAGCGTGAGTCACTGATCGACTTCGCCCGGCTGTGCCTGCCGCAGGTCTTCTTCTACGGCATGTTCGTGCTGGTCGGCCAGGTGCTGAACTCCCGGCGCAGCTTCGGGCCGATGATGTGGGCACCCATCGCCAACAACGTGATCTCGATCGCGGTGCTGGTGGCCTACCTGCTGCTCTACGGCTCCGCCTCGGGTTCCGAGCTCACCGGCGGCTTCACCTCCGGCCAGGAGCTGCTGCTCGGGCTCGGCTCGACGGTGGGGATCGCCGTGCAGCTGCTGATCCTGCTCCCCTTCCTGCGCCGCGCCGGCTTCACGATCCGGCCCCGCTTCGACTTCCGCGGCACCGGCCTGGGGCACACCCTGCGGCTCGGCATGTGGACGGTGCTGTTCGTGATCGTCAACCAGGTCGCCTACACCGTGGTGGTCCGGATCGCCTCCACCGGTACGGCGGACGCGGCCACCTCGGCCGGGGGCGCGGCCGGCGCCGGCTACACCGTCTACTCCTACGCCTTCCTGGTGATGATGGTGCCGCACGCGATCGTCACCGTCTCGCTGGCCACCGCGATGCTGCCCCGGCTCTCCGCGCACGCCGCCGACGAGGACCTGCGCGGTGTCGGGAGCAACGTCGCGGAGACGCTGCGCACCGCGCTGGCCCTGATCGTGCCGGTGGCGGTGCTGTTCCCGCTGGTGGCCAACGAGATCGGCAACCTCGTCTGGGGCTACGGAGCCGCCCGGTCGACGTACCAGGACTTCGCGGTCGCCCTCTCCCTGTTCGCCCCCGGGCTGGTCTTCTTCACCGCGCACTACCTGATGCTGCGCGGCTTCTACGCACTCGAGCGGACCCGGACCGTGTTCTGGGTGCAGTGCGTGATCGCGGCCACGAACATCGCGCTCGCGCTGCTGCTGGGGCGCACCGCGGCCCCACAGAACACCGCCGCCGGGCTGGTGCTCGCCTACGGCGGCGCGTACCTGGTCGGCTCGGCCGGCTCCTACCTGTTGCTGCGGCACGTGCTCGGCGGCCTGGAGACGCCGCAGCTGGCGAGGTTCCTCGCCCGACTGCTGCCGGCCGTCGCGCTCGCCGGCGCCGCGGGGTGGCTGGTCCGGGCCGGGCTGCGGGTGGTCTGGGCCGGGGACGGCAAGCTGGACGCCCTGGTGACCCTGGTGACGGTGACCCTGGTCGGCGCGGTGGTCTACCTCGCGGCGAGCCGTGCGCTGCGCCTGCGCGAGGTGACCGCGATCACCTCGCTGGTCACGTCCCGGCTCCGCCGCTGA
- a CDS encoding protein kinase family protein, whose translation MAQTPIGPGTLLAGRFVLVDLLDETEGARFWRAQDTVLARDVAVHVVASDDPRSAALLSAARTSATVSDGHLLRVLDAATEDGVTYVVNEWGSGISLDKLLLSEGPLSPRRAAWVVKEVAEAVATAHRQGIAHGRLLPENVVVSDSGSVKLIGFVVDAVLRGREQRQATGGPPLGEHEADVMNLAALLYAGLVARWPGTAGTKVPAAPTEHGRTLRPRQVRAGVPRPLDAICERVLNPDPNRHVMSIETAHEIYAALSDYIGDPAAAAPIGLDATAAMSASDLEMLHGGAPLHRAGRGVAAAAPADPDATQAAPDPRTSPHPEATRAAPAAPAGHPGPGDPEATQAGAPAFFDERADDRDGDDPEATQVHLRPAESAGSADSADRVAAPPPPPPVLPEPAARPLFASDRPRTPRPGESPSGSTFGGTAFGSPGVTRSRGDLPPVWGPDADLPPEDPDDGDSWSEENAGRSWLRLAVAIGGVMALVVALVLAFTLGRGSSPAQEAGSGSSASSTVPSKQPAPVKIAAVSDFDPQGDPPAENSQLAPLAADGDPQTAWRTSTYYDPINLLKDGVGLLVDLGEAKKVSEVDVTFIGTPTTVELLAAESGAGEPSSTDQLTSVASVRDAGVRAQLRPARPVTTQYLVVWLTDLPAVGSGFRGEVAEINVRS comes from the coding sequence GTGGCCCAGACTCCGATCGGACCCGGGACCCTGCTCGCCGGACGGTTCGTGCTCGTCGACCTCCTCGACGAGACCGAGGGCGCCCGCTTCTGGCGGGCCCAGGACACCGTCCTGGCCCGCGACGTGGCGGTGCACGTCGTCGCCTCCGACGATCCCCGCTCGGCCGCGCTGCTGTCCGCTGCCCGGACGTCGGCCACGGTCTCCGACGGGCACCTGCTGCGAGTGCTCGACGCCGCCACCGAGGACGGCGTGACCTACGTGGTCAACGAGTGGGGCTCCGGCATCTCGCTGGACAAGCTGCTGCTCTCCGAGGGGCCGTTGTCGCCGCGCCGGGCCGCCTGGGTGGTCAAGGAGGTCGCCGAAGCGGTGGCGACGGCCCACCGCCAGGGCATCGCCCACGGTCGGCTGCTGCCGGAGAACGTGGTGGTCTCGGACTCCGGCTCGGTGAAGCTGATCGGTTTCGTCGTCGACGCGGTCCTCCGCGGCCGGGAGCAGCGCCAGGCCACCGGCGGCCCGCCGCTCGGCGAGCACGAGGCCGACGTGATGAACCTCGCGGCGCTGCTCTACGCCGGCCTGGTCGCCCGGTGGCCGGGGACCGCCGGCACCAAGGTGCCCGCGGCTCCCACCGAGCACGGCCGCACCCTGCGCCCGCGACAGGTCCGAGCCGGGGTGCCCCGCCCGCTCGACGCGATCTGCGAGCGGGTGCTGAACCCCGACCCGAACCGGCACGTGATGTCGATCGAGACCGCCCACGAGATCTACGCCGCGCTCTCCGACTACATCGGCGATCCGGCGGCCGCGGCCCCGATCGGTCTGGACGCCACCGCCGCGATGTCGGCCTCGGACCTCGAGATGCTGCACGGGGGTGCCCCGCTGCACCGCGCCGGCCGGGGCGTGGCCGCCGCGGCGCCGGCGGACCCCGACGCCACGCAGGCCGCCCCCGACCCCCGGACAAGCCCCCACCCCGAGGCGACCCGGGCTGCTCCGGCGGCCCCGGCCGGCCACCCCGGGCCCGGAGACCCGGAGGCCACCCAGGCGGGCGCGCCGGCTTTCTTCGACGAGCGTGCCGACGACCGGGACGGTGACGATCCGGAGGCCACCCAGGTCCATCTGCGTCCCGCCGAGTCCGCAGGCTCCGCCGACTCCGCCGACCGCGTGGCGGCGCCCCCGCCGCCGCCCCCGGTGCTTCCCGAGCCCGCCGCCCGGCCGCTGTTCGCCTCCGACCGGCCCCGGACGCCACGACCGGGCGAGTCCCCGAGCGGGTCGACGTTCGGCGGCACGGCGTTCGGCTCACCCGGCGTGACCCGCAGCCGCGGCGACCTGCCGCCGGTCTGGGGGCCGGACGCGGACCTGCCACCGGAGGATCCCGACGACGGTGACTCGTGGTCGGAGGAGAACGCCGGCCGCAGCTGGTTGCGGCTCGCGGTCGCCATCGGCGGCGTCATGGCGCTGGTGGTCGCGCTGGTGCTCGCGTTCACCCTCGGCCGGGGCAGCTCGCCCGCCCAGGAGGCCGGCAGCGGGTCCAGCGCCTCCTCGACCGTCCCGAGCAAGCAGCCCGCCCCGGTGAAGATCGCGGCGGTGAGCGACTTCGACCCGCAGGGCGACCCGCCGGCGGAGAACTCCCAGCTCGCCCCCCTGGCGGCCGACGGCGACCCGCAGACCGCCTGGCGGACCAGCACCTACTACGACCCGATCAATCTGCTCAAGGACGGCGTGGGACTGCTGGTCGACCTCGGGGAGGCCAAGAAGGTCTCCGAGGTGGACGTCACGTTCATCGGCACCCCGACCACCGTGGAGCTGCTGGCCGCCGAGAGCGGGGCCGGTGAGCCGTCGTCGACCGACCAGCTCACCTCGGTCGCCTCCGTCCGGGACGCCGGCGTCCGGGCCCAGCTCCGGCCGGCCCGCCCGGTGACCACGCAGTACCTCGTGGTCTGGCTGACCGACCTTCCCGCCGTCGGGTCCGGCTTCCGTGGTGAGGTCGCGGAGATCAACGTCCGCTCATGA
- the sigM gene encoding RNA polymerase sigma factor SigM, whose product MTDELRERRSDGPPGEHGDTTGDRDLLAAHVAGDPDAFGLLFTRHRDRLWAVALRTTGDPEEAADALQDALISAFRRAGSFRGDAAVTTWLHRIVVNACLDRLRRRKVRLADPLPEDLDGHVRDTQPRDDAGGTPAAPADPADVVVAGERRDLVLAALETLPPDQRAALVLVDMEGYSVEETAAILDCAPGTVKSRCSRGRARLVPLLADLGPDAGNRRGSRRVPPVASRPGRDSPAQPQAPPAPGSRQAGPAGDAPRPDGPGHAVPRSTQDPTDPPERDHAGGDRQ is encoded by the coding sequence ATGACCGACGAGCTGCGGGAGCGGCGATCCGACGGGCCTCCGGGCGAGCACGGCGACACGACCGGTGACCGCGACCTGCTCGCCGCGCACGTGGCCGGGGACCCCGACGCCTTCGGACTGCTGTTCACCCGGCACCGGGACCGGCTGTGGGCGGTCGCCCTACGCACCACCGGCGACCCGGAGGAGGCGGCCGACGCCCTCCAGGACGCGCTGATCTCGGCGTTCCGGCGGGCCGGGTCCTTCCGCGGTGACGCGGCCGTGACCACCTGGCTGCACCGGATCGTCGTGAACGCCTGCCTGGACCGGTTGCGGCGGCGCAAGGTCAGGCTGGCCGACCCGTTGCCCGAGGACCTCGACGGGCACGTCCGGGACACGCAGCCCCGCGACGATGCCGGCGGCACCCCGGCCGCCCCTGCCGATCCGGCCGACGTGGTGGTGGCGGGTGAGCGCCGCGACCTGGTGCTCGCGGCGCTGGAGACGCTGCCTCCCGACCAGCGCGCCGCCCTGGTGCTGGTCGACATGGAGGGCTACTCCGTGGAGGAGACCGCGGCCATCCTCGACTGCGCCCCCGGCACCGTGAAGAGCCGCTGCTCGCGCGGTCGGGCCCGGCTGGTCCCGCTCCTGGCGGACCTCGGACCGGACGCCGGGAACCGTAGGGGCTCGCGGCGCGTCCCACCGGTGGCCTCCCGACCCGGCCGCGACTCCCCGGCCCAGCCGCAGGCGCCACCGGCTCCGGGCAGCCGGCAGGCCGGGCCGGCCGGCGACGCACCCCGACCGGACGGACCCGGCCACGCCGTACCCCGATCGACACAGGACCCGACCGACCCCCCGGAGCGCGACCACGCAGGAGGTGACCGGCAGTGA
- the trxB gene encoding thioredoxin-disulfide reductase, whose amino-acid sequence MTTASSNGSHPSASDVRDVIVVGSGPAGYTAAVYAARANLAPLVFEGSVTAGGALMNTTEVENFPGFRDGIMGPELMDNMRAQAERFGAELVADDITSMDLGGDVKTVTDGGGVVHRARTVILAMGSGYRKLGIPDEDRLSGHGVSWCATCDGFFFREQHIAVVGGGDSALEEATFLARFGSKVTLIHRRGELRASKIMQERAFADPKIDFAWNSAVEALHGDDKLTGLTLVDTVTGEKRELDATGLFIAIGHDPRSELITEQVELDDEGYVLVDHPSTRTSLAGVFACGDLVDHHYRQAITAAGTGCAAALDAERHLAALDHEASTAGDAAASVEELEGHDPVPTSPAHPEDLAQGRPEDRLDVEAGTEQVQTAGA is encoded by the coding sequence ATGACCACCGCATCGTCGAACGGCTCACATCCCTCGGCCTCGGACGTCCGCGACGTGATCGTCGTCGGCTCCGGGCCGGCCGGCTACACCGCCGCCGTCTACGCCGCCCGCGCGAACCTCGCGCCGCTGGTGTTCGAGGGCTCGGTGACCGCGGGTGGGGCGCTGATGAACACCACGGAGGTGGAGAACTTCCCGGGGTTCCGCGACGGCATCATGGGTCCTGAGCTGATGGACAACATGCGCGCCCAGGCCGAGCGCTTCGGTGCCGAGCTGGTGGCCGACGACATCACCTCCATGGACCTGGGCGGCGACGTCAAGACGGTCACCGACGGCGGCGGCGTCGTGCACCGGGCCCGGACGGTGATCCTGGCGATGGGCTCGGGCTACCGCAAGCTCGGCATCCCCGACGAGGACCGGCTCTCCGGCCACGGCGTCAGCTGGTGCGCGACCTGCGACGGCTTCTTCTTCCGCGAGCAGCACATCGCCGTGGTCGGTGGCGGTGACTCCGCCCTGGAGGAGGCCACCTTCCTGGCCCGGTTCGGCTCCAAGGTGACCCTGATCCACCGGCGCGGCGAGCTGCGGGCGTCGAAGATCATGCAGGAGCGCGCCTTCGCGGACCCGAAGATCGACTTCGCGTGGAACTCCGCGGTCGAGGCGCTGCACGGGGACGACAAGCTCACCGGCCTGACCCTGGTGGACACCGTCACCGGCGAGAAGCGCGAGCTCGACGCCACCGGCCTGTTCATCGCGATCGGGCACGACCCGCGCTCGGAGCTGATCACCGAGCAGGTGGAGCTCGACGACGAGGGCTACGTGCTCGTGGACCACCCCTCCACCCGGACCAGCCTCGCCGGCGTCTTCGCCTGCGGTGACCTCGTCGACCACCACTACCGGCAGGCGATCACCGCCGCCGGCACCGGGTGCGCCGCCGCCCTCGACGCGGAACGCCACCTCGCCGCGCTCGACCACGAGGCCTCTACCGCAGGGGACGCGGCCGCCTCGGTCGAGGAGCTCGAGGGGCACGACCCCGTCCCCACCTCCCCGGCCCACCCCGAGGACCTCGCCCAGGGGCGTCCCGAGGACCGGCTCGACGTCGAGGCCGGCACCGAGCAGGTCCAGACCGCGGGGGCCTGA
- the trxA gene encoding thioredoxin encodes MQAVTDADFETEVLKSDKPVLVDFWAEWCGPCRQVAPILDEIKAQHGDKITFVKMNVDENPVTPATYRVTGIPTLNVYKDGEVVKQIVGAKPKAALLNELRDFIG; translated from the coding sequence ATGCAAGCTGTGACCGACGCCGACTTCGAGACCGAGGTCCTCAAGTCCGACAAGCCGGTGCTGGTCGACTTCTGGGCGGAGTGGTGCGGCCCCTGCCGCCAGGTCGCCCCGATCCTCGACGAGATCAAGGCCCAGCACGGCGACAAGATCACCTTCGTCAAGATGAACGTCGACGAGAACCCGGTCACCCCGGCGACCTACCGGGTCACCGGCATCCCGACCCTCAACGTCTACAAGGACGGCGAGGTCGTCAAGCAGATCGTCGGCGCCAAGCCGAAGGCTGCGCTGCTCAACGAGCTCCGCGACTTCATCGGCTGA
- a CDS encoding peptidoglycan-binding protein, whose translation MAEPRPVFRRGDRGPAVVDIRSRLLRLGLLGEPAAAEPELFDEHLDRAVRDFQQQRGLSVDGRVGPTTYRVLDEARWRLGDRLLTFVPAAVLSGDDVVALQQRLLDLGFQVGRIDGSFGHRTELAVREFQRNVGVPSDGTCGPATLKALARLAPLVKGGRPNALRTAERLRTAGPQLTGKVVVIDPCPTNAAETDPALAELAEEVIGDLAKRVEGRLVATGVQAFLTKAHGAEAASEADRADFANRTDAHLVISLQVDASANPDACGCSTYFFGLDSHGTWSSGGERFAGLVQREIVARTDLVDLRSHAKNWDLLRRTRMPAVRIDVGYLSNPGDAARLGDPAFRDVVAEAVVVAVQRMYLSPETDTRTGLLRLDELRAALQ comes from the coding sequence ATGGCTGAGCCGCGCCCGGTGTTCCGCCGAGGCGACCGCGGACCCGCCGTGGTCGACATCCGCTCCCGGCTGCTGCGGCTCGGCCTGCTCGGTGAGCCGGCCGCCGCTGAGCCCGAGCTCTTCGACGAGCACCTCGACCGGGCGGTCCGGGACTTCCAGCAGCAACGGGGGCTCAGCGTCGACGGCCGGGTGGGCCCGACGACGTACCGCGTCCTCGACGAGGCCCGCTGGCGCCTGGGGGACCGGCTGCTGACCTTCGTGCCGGCGGCGGTGCTCTCCGGGGACGACGTGGTGGCCCTGCAGCAGCGGCTGCTCGACCTCGGCTTCCAGGTCGGGCGGATCGACGGCTCGTTCGGGCACCGCACCGAGCTGGCCGTGCGCGAGTTCCAGCGCAACGTCGGCGTGCCGTCCGACGGCACCTGCGGGCCCGCCACCTTGAAGGCGCTCGCCCGGCTCGCCCCGCTGGTCAAGGGTGGGCGGCCCAACGCACTGCGCACCGCGGAACGGCTGCGCACCGCCGGGCCGCAGCTGACCGGCAAGGTGGTCGTCATCGACCCCTGCCCCACCAACGCAGCGGAAACCGACCCTGCTCTCGCCGAGCTGGCCGAGGAGGTCATCGGTGACCTCGCCAAGCGGGTCGAGGGACGGCTGGTCGCCACCGGTGTCCAGGCGTTCCTGACCAAGGCCCACGGGGCGGAGGCCGCCTCCGAGGCCGATCGCGCGGACTTCGCGAACCGGACCGACGCGCACCTGGTCATCTCCCTGCAGGTCGATGCGTCCGCCAACCCGGACGCGTGCGGCTGCTCGACGTACTTCTTCGGCCTGGACTCCCACGGCACCTGGTCCTCCGGCGGCGAGCGCTTCGCCGGCCTGGTGCAGCGCGAGATCGTGGCCCGCACCGACCTGGTCGACCTGCGCTCGCACGCGAAGAACTGGGACCTGCTGCGCCGCACCCGGATGCCGGCGGTGCGCATCGACGTCGGCTACCTCAGCAATCCCGGGGACGCCGCCCGGCTGGGCGACCCGGCGTTCCGCGACGTGGTCGCGGAGGCGGTGGTGGTGGCGGTGCAGCGGATGTACCTCTCCCCCGAGACCGACACCCGGACCGGGCTGCTGCGCCTCGACGAGCTGCGCGCCGCCTTGCAGTAA
- a CDS encoding GNAT family N-acetyltransferase, with amino-acid sequence MSRRLARLTLDTLADLPESARSCVCWELDPVQRARAVAAGDAAAEKEAWLSRVLLEWGSCGRVLYVDGDAAGFVVYAPPPFLPGAAAMPTAPPGEDAVLLSTACVFPQYAGGGLGRMLMQGVVKDLVKRGGIRAVEAFGDTRAPARGAGATGEPAAAHDRCVLPAEYLLRVGFKTQRAHPRYPRMRLEVKSAVTWRSEVESALERLLGAVRPVRHPTPARPSFEPRSKRPPG; translated from the coding sequence ATGAGCCGGCGGCTGGCCCGGCTCACCCTGGACACCCTCGCCGACCTGCCCGAGAGCGCCCGCAGCTGCGTGTGCTGGGAGCTCGACCCGGTGCAGCGGGCCCGCGCGGTGGCGGCGGGCGACGCCGCCGCCGAGAAGGAGGCCTGGCTCTCGCGGGTGCTGCTGGAGTGGGGCTCGTGCGGCCGGGTGCTCTACGTCGACGGGGACGCGGCCGGCTTCGTGGTCTACGCACCGCCACCCTTCCTGCCGGGTGCGGCCGCGATGCCGACGGCGCCGCCGGGGGAGGACGCGGTGCTGCTCTCGACCGCGTGCGTGTTCCCGCAGTACGCCGGCGGCGGGCTGGGCCGGATGCTGATGCAGGGCGTCGTCAAGGACCTGGTCAAGCGCGGCGGGATCCGGGCGGTGGAGGCCTTCGGCGACACCCGGGCCCCCGCGCGCGGCGCCGGTGCGACCGGGGAGCCCGCCGCTGCCCACGACCGGTGCGTGCTGCCGGCGGAGTACCTGTTGCGGGTCGGCTTCAAGACCCAGCGGGCGCATCCGCGCTACCCCCGGATGCGCCTGGAGGTGAAGTCCGCGGTGACCTGGCGCAGCGAGGTGGAGTCGGCGCTGGAGCGGCTGCTGGGGGCGGTCCGGCCGGTGCGGCACCCGACGCCGGCCCGGCCGTCGTTCGAGCCGAGGTCGAAGCGCCCGCCGGGCTGA